From a single Microbacterium murale genomic region:
- a CDS encoding ABC transporter substrate-binding protein, with protein sequence MKHSKFLAIGAAALLATTLAACAPSAPEPGESGGDASPSDETLSIGTTTDVVNFNPVLGNSRTDSWVTNLMYPHLLSISDDGSKEAHVATDWGYVDDTTGFYEIRDDLTWSDGEPFTAEDVAWTLNAVKRDEAPGTFFGQLGNLESATAVSDTRVELALTQPDSSIIEEIGFWGVVVPKHVFEPKGSIADFANDGSDGGWVGMGPFVLEEFQVGQHYTLARVDDYPLVDGGVPGPAEVVYRVYPDVNTEILALQSGEIDVIANALPPAQVEQLSNTDGLQVIEAAGLGYAHLVYNMENPELGNVLVRQALAHATDYEAIRDIVLQGQAVSTDSSALMPVLAKYHDDSMTEYEFDPEKSRSLMEEAGYTADSDGLFPVSFRLIYSLQDSVTSQWAQMVKDSAAEAGIVIELQGTERNTYLSMTQEGDYDIYAGNFAIMDDPVTNFALSYLPGGAINYTHVDDPDLNALIEEGMVTFDEDEKVAIMQKANKIVHEQVYDNIMYTQNLFFAVSDEWDGFISKPSELLSIVNPLSLASAHPVE encoded by the coding sequence ATGAAGCACAGCAAGTTCCTCGCCATCGGCGCTGCGGCGCTGTTGGCCACCACCCTCGCGGCCTGTGCGCCCAGCGCACCGGAGCCGGGAGAATCAGGGGGCGACGCCAGTCCGAGCGATGAGACGCTCAGTATCGGCACTACGACGGATGTCGTCAACTTCAACCCGGTGCTCGGTAACAGCCGCACCGACTCGTGGGTCACCAACCTGATGTATCCGCATCTGCTGAGCATCAGCGACGACGGGAGCAAAGAAGCGCACGTCGCCACCGACTGGGGCTACGTCGACGATACGACGGGCTTCTACGAGATCCGCGACGATCTGACGTGGAGCGACGGAGAGCCTTTCACCGCAGAGGATGTGGCATGGACTCTGAACGCGGTCAAGCGCGATGAGGCACCCGGAACGTTCTTCGGGCAGCTCGGAAACCTGGAATCGGCGACAGCCGTATCCGACACCAGAGTGGAACTCGCACTGACTCAGCCCGACTCGTCGATCATCGAAGAGATCGGCTTCTGGGGAGTCGTCGTCCCGAAGCATGTGTTCGAGCCGAAGGGCTCGATCGCCGACTTCGCCAACGACGGCTCGGACGGCGGCTGGGTGGGCATGGGGCCGTTCGTGCTCGAAGAGTTCCAGGTCGGCCAGCACTACACGCTCGCCCGCGTCGACGACTATCCGCTCGTCGACGGCGGTGTGCCCGGTCCTGCGGAGGTCGTCTACCGCGTGTACCCCGATGTGAACACGGAGATCCTCGCACTGCAGAGCGGTGAGATCGATGTGATCGCCAATGCCCTTCCGCCGGCCCAGGTCGAGCAGCTGAGCAACACGGACGGGCTGCAGGTGATCGAAGCCGCAGGTCTGGGCTACGCGCACCTCGTGTACAACATGGAAAATCCCGAGCTCGGCAACGTGCTCGTCCGACAAGCCCTCGCTCATGCGACCGACTACGAGGCCATCCGCGACATAGTTCTGCAGGGACAGGCGGTGTCGACCGACTCCAGTGCTCTGATGCCGGTGCTCGCCAAGTATCACGACGATTCCATGACCGAGTACGAGTTCGATCCCGAGAAGTCCCGCTCGCTCATGGAGGAAGCGGGATACACCGCCGACTCGGACGGCCTTTTCCCGGTCTCCTTCCGTCTGATCTATTCCCTGCAGGACAGCGTCACCAGTCAGTGGGCGCAGATGGTGAAGGACAGCGCGGCCGAGGCGGGGATCGTCATCGAGTTGCAGGGCACGGAGCGCAACACCTATCTGTCGATGACTCAGGAAGGCGACTACGACATCTATGCGGGCAACTTCGCGATCATGGATGACCCGGTGACCAACTTCGCTCTGTCGTATCTGCCCGGCGGTGCTATCAACTACACCCATGTCGACGACCCGGATCTGAACGCGCTGATCGAGGAGGGCATGGTGACGTTCGATGAGGACGAGAAGGTCGCCATCATGCAGAAGGCGAACAAGATCGTCCACGAGCAGGTGTACGACAACATCATGTACACGCAGAATCTGTTCTTCGCCGTCAGCGACGAATGGGACGGCTTCATCTCGAAGCCGAGCGAACTGCTCTCGATCGTGAATCCGCTCTCGCTCGCGAGCGCTCACCCCGTCGAATAA